Proteins from a genomic interval of Fusarium oxysporum Fo47 chromosome I, complete sequence:
- a CDS encoding Alpha/Beta hydrolase protein has product MPCADCYTGHDHPGPVYGREAKLHGHDVYVAEPQTKEVSIKGLIVVMSDAFGWKTTNLRGVADKYAERTGCRVYVPDFMYGTSAPASIKAVIDSVLNDRGFWGWLVKPWNLLKAAFVMVPFSIRNKPEKRYPGIRKFMDDLRCNEAANLKVGVVGFCWGAYGITHLAHGEVAANGKTIIDAAFTAHPSEIEVSRDIEPVKLPYSMAIGDVDFALPLKEVHKAAEILDAKKDVDTEVVVIPNAKHGFAVRGNPDNEEEKDMADQAEDQLVRWFTKYLS; this is encoded by the exons ATGCCATGCGCTGACTGTTACACAGGACATGACCATCCTGGTCCTGTTTACGGCCGTGAGGCCAAACTTCACGGTCATGATGTGTACGTTGCGGAACCTCAGACCAAAGAGGTTTCGATAAAGGGACTGATAGTCGTTATGTCGGATGCGTTCGGGTGGAAAACGACCAACCTACGTGGTGTGGCAGACAAATATGCAGAGCGGACTGGCTGCAGAGTATACGTTCCTGATTTCATGTATG GCACCTCTGCGCCCGCATCCATCAAAGCCGTCATCGACAGTGTTCTTAATGATAGAGGTTTCTGGGGATGGCTGGTAAAACC ATGGAACTTATTAAAGGCTGCATTCGTCATGGTGCCTTTCAGCATTCGTAACAAGCCCGAGAAGCGTTATCCTGGCATTCGCAAGTTCATGGACGACCTCCGTTGCAATGAAGCAGCTAATCTCAAGGTTGGCGTGGTGGGCTTCTGCTGGGGCGCATATGGTATCACCCATCTAGCCCACGGCGAGGTAGCTGCGAATGGCAAGACGATCATCGACGCAGCCTTCACTGCTCACCCGAGTGAAATCGAGGTTTCCCGAGACATCGAACCTGTGAAACTGCCCTACAGTATGGCCATTGGTGATGTCGACTTTGCCTTGCCTTTGAAGGAGGTGCACAAGGCAGCTGAGATCCTGGATGCGAAGAAGGATGTGGACACTGAAGTTGTTGTCATTCCTAATGCAAAGCACGGGTTCGCTGTTAGAGGCAACCCGGATaatgaggaggagaaagataTGGCTGATCAGGCAGAAGACCAATTAGTTAGGTGGTTCACTAAATATTTGTCTTGA
- a CDS encoding Alpha/Beta hydrolase protein, producing the protein MTTRKEYVFKAINGIPVAADVYFRKTTIASKLPIALHFHGGNFTVGSKQMLPRDQSEKLLDLGFVVVSANYRLAPTVTVFEGPVKDALDAYEWSRTKLPQLLLEDTHVKADGSRVVTLGHSCGGTLALLTASSPQPPRAILDIYGIKYLTDSAFHTPLPAPPGAPQIDQDFTSKIWKDDSPPTSAPSPVGPKGPDLANYRVAWMFDQLGKGTHLKTVVGDGDYDRVDPASLFYKGRFPPTFFIHGAEDKLVPARLSQQAYDELKSHGVETGLVLVVGGQHGFDEIGQPENALELLEKGFEFLKAHV; encoded by the exons ATGACCACTCGCAAGGAATACGTCTTCAAAGCCATCAATGGAATCCCGGTAGCCGCTGACGTATACTTCAGAAAGACCACGATCGCTTCGAAGCTTCCAATAG CATTACATTTCCATGGCGGAAATTTCACGGTCGGCTCGAAACAAATGCTCCCGCGAGACCAGTCCGAAAAGCTCTTGGACTTAGGTTTCGTGGTTGTATCCGCCAACTATCGACTGGCTCCCACGGTTACAGTCTTTGAAGGACCGGTCAAAGATGCACTGGACGCATACGAATGGTCGCGGACAAAATTACCCCAGCTGCTCCTCGAAGATACTCATGTAAAAGCGGATGGCTCTCGGGTTGTAACACTGGGTCATTCATGCGGTGGCACCTTGGCCCTTCTGACA GCCAGTTCGCCCCAACCCCCTCGCGCAATTCTCGACATTTACGGGATCAAGTACCTAACAGACTCGGCCTTCCATACCCCCTTACCTGCACCTCCAGGTGCTCCTCAGATTGATCAAGATTTCACGAGCAAAATTTGGAAAGATGACTCTCCTCCCACCTCAGCACCCTCTCCGGTGGGACCGAAAGGGCCTGACTTGGCCAACTATCGTGTTGCCTGGATGTTTGATCAGCTCGGAAAGGGAACACACTTGAAGACGGTTGTAGGAGACGGCGACTATGATCGCGTGGACCCGGCTTCGCTGTTCTACAAGGGTAGATTTCCTCCCACCTTTTTCATCCACGGCGCTGAAGACAAGTTGGTGCCAGCAAGGCTGTCGCAACAGGCATATGACGAACTCAAGAGTCACGGTGTCGAGACGGGATTGGTCCTGGTGGTAGGAGGACAGCACGGCTTTGATGAAATTGGACAGCCTGAGAATGCACTTGAACTTTTGGAAAAGGGCTttgagttcctcaaggcCCATGTCTGA
- a CDS encoding carotenoid oxygenase encodes MAHVIPGVPGTRFPKHYAMSKWNEDHLRFEADAYELEVIGEIPSTIHGAFYRVQPDHAFPPIFAETEIPLNGDGNVSSFYIKDGHVDFKQRYVRTPKLIAEREARRALFGRYRNKYTDDPRVQNVLKGTTANTHVVFHDNKLMALKEDAPPMELDPITLETLGYIDYHGTFRCPTHTAHPKADSATGELVSYSYEAAGDASPDICSFTVDKHGKLSEEVWFKAPWPCMIHDFWATDNWVVFPVNGLKASLEQMKNGGDHFYWDETLDYQLLGVIPRRGAKPEDAKWFKTPQGCYSHTINAYEEDGKLVLDANVWTDVHFPFFPNTKGERFFTDPRKVTAPITRYRFDPNGSTDKMIHPEAILVTGVNEFGRIDDRLLGKKYSRVWILKVDPTHEVKLNDHETAQGNVGFNTLVCYNFETGDMQSYRHGDDTTFQEPVFVPRHEGADDEDGYILVVADRYREGRNVLLLFEASDITRGPLAEIKLPFKLMDGLHGSWVDGKDVDAAREASEARRANETVNGK; translated from the coding sequence ATGGCACACGTTATTCCAGGAGTTCCAGGCACCCGCTTCCCCAAGCACTATGCCATGAGCAAGTGGAACGAGGACCATCTGCGGTTCGAGGCAGATGCCTACGAGCTTGAAGTTATAGGAGAAATCCCTAGCACCATCCACGGCGCCTTCTACCGCGTCCAGCCCGACCATGCATTCCCACCCATCTTTGCGGAAACCGAGATCCCACTGAATGGCGACGGCAATGTCAGCTCATTCTACATCAAGGATGGGCATGTTGACTTCAAGCAACGCTATGTGCGCACCCCTAAGCTCATCGCCGAGCGTGAAGCTAGACGTGCCCTGTTTGGCAGATATCGCAACAAGTACACAGATGATCCACGCGTTCAGAATGTTCTCAAGGGTACCACGGCCAACACTCACGTTGTATTTCACGATAACAAATTGATGGCCCTCAAGGAAGATGCGCCGCCTATGGAGCTTGACCCCATTACTCTTGAGACCCTCGGTTACATTGACTACCACGGGACGTTCCGCTGCCCCACGCATACTGCGCACCCGAAGGCAGACTCAGCCACGGGAGAGTTGGTCTCTTACTCTTATGAAGCTGCTGGTGACGCATCACCCGACATCTGCTCCTTCACCGTCGACAAACACGGCAAGCTCTCAGAGGAGGTCTGGTTCAAGGCCCCTTGGCCATGCATGATCCACGACTTCTGGGCCACCGACAACTGGGTCGTGTTTCCCGTCAACGGCCTCAAGGCCAGCCTGGAGCAGATGAAGAACGGCGGTGACCACTTCTACTGGGATGAGACTCTGGACTACCAGCTGCTGGGCGTTATTCCTCGCCGCGGCGCCAAGCCCGAGGACGCTAAGTGGTTCAAGACACCCCAGGGCTGTTACTCGCACACCATCAACGCCTatgaggaggatggaaagCTTGTCCTAGACGCCAATGTCTGGACCGATGTTCATTTTCCCTTCTTTCCTAATACCAAGGGCGAGAGGTTCTTTACCGACCCCAGGAAAGTCACGGCACCTATCACCCGCTACCGATTTGACCCCAACGGTAGTACGGATAAGATGATTCACCCTGAGGCTATTCTTGTTACCGGCGTCAATGAATTCGGTCGCATAGACGATCGTCTGCTGGGTAAGAAATACTCCCGCGTCTGGATTCTAAAGGTCGATCCTACGCACGaagtcaagctcaacgacCACGAGACGGCCCAGGGCAATGTTGGCTTCAATACCTTGGTTTGCTACAACTTTGAGACAGGAGACATGCAATCCTACCGCCACGGTGATGACACCACGTTCCAGGAGCCCGTCTTTGTTCCGAGACATGAGGGTgctgatgacgaggatggcTATATCCTCGTTGTGGCTGATCGCTATCGCGAGGGTCGCAACGTCCTGCTCCTTTTTGAGGCTTCGGACATCACACGAGGTCCGCTTGCTGAGATCAAGTTGCCGTTTAAGCTTATGGATGGCCTTCATGGTAGCTGGGTGGATGGCAAGGATGTCGATGCAGCCAGGGAAGCGAGCGAGGCGCGAAGGGCGAATGAAACTGTGAATGGGAAGTAG
- a CDS encoding cytochrome P450, translated as MATSLAPGVNVDSIGWGGMRQFGTPPNTHLRIPSPTVNTAMKLAERNIQVVPIAIALVLLWILYRTVLWLRFHRKYKFPNLVPGVPLFGNMLQIPTDTAGRRLYLHKLARKYGEMFTLKVGSNYWIFMNSQRVANELLDKRGARYISRQNLPMPGDVASGGKRVVFMPYGNLWKWERKLIHEIIGPGNRNVFAPLQDVESRTLLYDYLTEPDLWNQANARYASSLIMSMVFGRRTKMGDANVDRIIETNNEIMKMFEPGSSLIDSFPFLAYIPLPKAIQPWRWWGDSVFEQSKKNFSEEFEGLAARQQQGKNVTCFVSEFKRLGRDKVLDYESTVFLAGSLIEAGSDTTRVALNQLVAGAALFPDFVQRARQDLDNLCGADAQRLPVASDIASLPYIKAIGKEVLRWNISFPEIAHSLIEDDSFEGYNIPAGTNVIWNSWGVHMDASEYENPETFWPERFMNEDLDKPIKGHLAFGAGFPIPVGKPFEIGTEKPYEVRISVRSAAHAALIKADCAEAANL; from the exons ATGGCTACGTCTCTCGCTCCAG GTGTAAACGTGGATAGTATAGGGTGGGGAGGTATGCG CCAGTTTGGAACCCCCCCAAATACACATCTGCGAATTCCGTCCCCAACAGTGAACACCGCGATGAAGCTGGCCGAACGAAATATCCAAGTGGTGCCGATTGCTATTGCGCTGGTATTGCTATGGATCCTATATCGTACTGTTCTCTGGCTCAGGTTCCATCGAAAGTACAAATTTCCTAATCTCGTGCCCGGCGTGCCCCTGTTCGGGAACATGCTTCAGATCCCAACCGATACAGCAGGGCGGCGTCTGTATCTCCATAAACTGGCCAGGAAATATGGCGAAAT GTTCACTCTCAAGGTAGGCTCCAATTACTGGATATTCATGAACTCTCAGCGCGTCGCCAATGAGCTGCTTGACAAGCGCGGGGCACGCTACATCTCACGGCAGAATCTGCCCATGCCTGGAGACGTTGCCTCTGGCGGAAAGCGCGTCGTCTTCATGCCATACGGCAACCTCTGGAAGTGGGAGCGCAAGCTCATACACGAGATCATCGGCCCCGGAAACCGCAACGTCTTTGCCCCTCTCCAGGACGTCGAGTCACGAACACTGTTATATGACTACCTCACGGAGCCTGATCTATGGAATCAGGCGAATGCTCGATATGCCAGCTCTCTTATCATGAGCATGGTGTTTGGGCGAAGGACAAAGATGGGAGACGCCAACGTTGACAGGATCATTGAGACGAACAACGAGATCATGAAGATGTTTGAGCCTGGCTCCAGCTTGATCGATTCATTTCCCTTCCTGGCATACATTCCCCTCCCAAAAGCCATTCAGCCATGGAGGTGGTGGGGCGACAGTGTCTTTGAACAGTCCAAGAA AAACTTCTCTGAAGAGTTTGAGGGTCTTGCCGCGCGGCAGCAGCAAGGAAAGAACGTGACGTGCTTTGTCTCCGAGTTCAAAAGGCTTGGAAGAGACAAGGTGCTTGACTATGAGTCAACAGTCTTCCTCGCTGGATCTCTCATTGAAGCGGGATCTGATACCACGCGTGTGGCTTTGAACCAACTTGTGGCTGGAGCAGCGCTGTTTCCCGACTTTGTGCAGCGTGCGCGGCAGGACCTGGATAATTTATGTGGTGCAGATGCGCAGAGACTTCCGGTCGCGAGCGACATTGCAAGTTTGCCTTACATCAAAGCTATCGGTAAAGAAGTGCTTCGGTGGAA CATTTCGTTTCCAGAAATTGCCCATTCCTTAATTGAGGATGACTCTTTCGAAGGATACAACATTCCAGCGGGAACCAATGTCATCTGGAATAGCTGGGGTGTTCACATGGACGCTTCTGAGTACGAAAATCCAGAAACATTCTGGCCAGAGAGATTTATGAACGAGGACCTTGACAAGCCCATCAAGGGACATTTGGCATTTGGAGCAG GGTTTCCAATTCCAGTTGGGAAGCCGTTCGAGATCGGAACAGAGAAGCCCTATGAGGTTAGAATTAGTGTTCGTAGTGCGGCTCATGCGGCATTGATCAAGGCGGATTGTGCAGAGGCAGCAAATCTTTGA
- a CDS encoding Aldehyde/histidinol dehydrogenase: protein MSSGDNANGWSTVPLIINGKHVISETSFPVNSPSNSEKLWSGSSASINDATGAVEAAQAAFTSWSQTKPSFRRDIMFRAADLFISRKEELFAYQAQETGAGRQFMEININATAQILRDIGGRIEAAVEGSVPATAEQGSHAIVVKEPYGVVLAIAPWNAPYVLGARSIAFALATGNTTVLKGSELSPRVFWAIGDIFRQAGLPDGCLNVIYHRTADAAEVTEALIAHPAIKKINFTGSTLVGSIIASLAGKHVKPLLLELGGKASAIVLKDADVKKAATSCAVGAFIHGGQVCMSTERILVHRSISDEFSAALKEATQGLFGSEKPPFVLGLVADAVSKGATTLLGDAEAVEDQPTKMRPVIVSNVSTEMNIYHTESFGPTVSLLTFDTEDEALAIANDTDYGLSGAVFSEDLKAAMRVARKYESGAVHINSMTVHDEASLVHGGAKKSGYGRFNAAQGLAEFLRVCRHRVKPETHCQCWQHLILKDVIVRHTRNFHHGLGNRKSSGFRGRRRNNSHPGSSRPKGSKNGSARASPTTTTARGQQDRHSEGVNDAIEERDESPTNNEVDGSQSSQANSLDIAMPSQPDMFPAFLSGSPLEFNASFMDPDLINPNLSAMFDLDALLADAQGLFGEVPSCNPPELPILALEPLISNRPTTLGQTDKSSTPHNLVPNDNKCENAWANLTKYPVHILASLRFPSKYAVRRFVKAFFKHIAPHIPIIHEPTFDIATTPSPLLLAVMACSAVYLGEHSRATSMHTISVQLVFEHERMIAFSKADPETLTWMLQTYLLLAYFEIHCGLEGKRAHAFPHCVKLIREALSELQTCPPTTYKDWVRWESLNRCISSTILIGGTVCSKEQEAWIPTPMVEARFALPSGSAEWLKEESSWGIPTEVLYSNDALDSIIAGEPPSMPVSEFGLVTIVSALLYRICSFELLTGSRDGELYAKFGQKMEQSLQVLDAIVKARTIQYDGGLAPNPTVHCARSLLNSAFYHLYASVPLSVMKKILWSPASLDDPGIMHLLNEAISPELYQALFNAADQLRSDCRVGLSYIKKIAPIIFGPESAVGALEGCLLLCWYLQFAQSRVSQVESRDTLNALINESFAEVTDLHLGDHGLQSVVPLAVSAELLSDGSMWKWPSSVSQKLKSLIKKLEDSDPTIHVATAYPP from the exons ATGAGCTCAGGTGACAATGCAAATGGTTGGTCAACCGTCCCACTAATCATCAATGGGAAACATGTCATTTCAGAAACATCGTTTCCTGTAAATAGCCCTTCCAACTCTGAAAAGCTCTGGAGTGGTTCATCTGCTTCAATCAATGATGCAACCGGGGCTGTAGAGGCCGCCCAAGCGGCTTTCACGTCGTGGTCTCAGACCAAGCCCAGTTTTAGACGGGATATCATGTTCCGGGCCGCAGATCTCTTTATCAGCAGAAAAGAGGAATTGTTCGCCTACCAAGCCCAGGAGACGGGTGCGGGGCGGCAATTTATggagatcaacatcaacgcTACGGCGCAGATCCTGAGAGATATCGGAGGAAGAATCGAGGCGGCAGTTGAAGGTTCGGTTCCTGCGACGGCCGAGCAGGGGTCCCATGCCATTGTAGTCAAGGAACCGTACGGCGTTGTTCTCGCAATTGCCCCGTG GAATGCCCCATACGTGCTCGGCGCACGATCAATTGCGTTTGCCCTCGCAACGGGCAACACAACAGTTCTCAAGGGTTCCGAGCTGAGCCCGCGCGTTTTCTGGGCAATCGGCGACATCTTTCGACAGGCTGGCTTACCGGACGGTTGCCTTAACGTCATTTATCACCGAACGGCAGATGCCGCTGAAGTGACAGAAGCCTTGATTGCGCATCCCGCGATTAAGAAGATCAATTTCACTGGCAGCACTCTCGTCGGAAGCATCATCGCCAGTTTGGCGGGGAAGCACGTCAAACCGCTTTTGCTTGAGCTGGGCGGGAAAGCGAGCGCCATCGTCCTCAAGGACGCCGACGTGAAGAAGGCCGCGACAAGTTGCGCTGTCGGCGCGTTTATCCAC GGCGGTCAGGTGTGCATGTCGACAGAACGCATTCTCGTGCACAGATCGATTAGTGACGAGTTCAGCGCTGCACTCAAAGAGGCCACGCAGGGGCTCTTCGGGTCCGAGAAGCCGCCGTTCGTGCTA GGTCTCGTCGCCGACGCGGTCTCCAAGGGCGCGACGACCCTCCTGGGCGACGCCGAGGCTGTGGAGGACCAGCCCACCAAGATGAGACCCGTCATCGTCTCCAACGTGTCTACAGAAATGAACATCTACCACACCGAGTCCTTCGGGCCTACCGTGTCCCTCCTGACCTTTGACACGGAGGACGAGGCTCTCGCGATCGCCAATGACACCGACTACGGGCTCTCGGGGGCTGTATTCTCCGAGGACTTAAAGGCCGCTATGAGGGTCGCTAGGAAGTATGAATCTGGGGCGGTCCACATCAACTCCATGACCGTGCACGACGAGGCGTCGCTGGTGCACGGTGGGGCTAAGAAGAGTGGCTACGGTAGGTTCAATGCCGCGCAAGGACTGGCTGAGTTTCTGAG GGTATGTAGACACCGAGTAAAGCCCGAAACCCATTGTCAATGCTGGCAGCATCTCATCTT AAAAGATGTCATCGTCCGGCATACTAGAAATTTCCATCACGGCCTTGGCAACAGAAAGTCCTCTGGCTTTCGAGGCAGGCGTCGCAACAATTCCCACCCTGGATCTTCTCGTCCGAAAGGATCAAAGAACGGCTCTGCGCGAGCATCACCTACCACGACGACGGCCAGAGGACAGCAAGATCGTCATTCAGAAGGAGTCAACGACGCAATCGAGGAGCGCGATGAGTCTCCAACAAACAATGAGGTAGATGGATCTCAGAGCAGCCAGGCTAATTCGCTGGACATCGCCATGCCCTCGCAGCCCGACATGTTCCCTGCCTTTCTTTCAGGGAGTCCCCTAGAATTCAACGCTTCATTCATGGACCCCGACCTCATCAACCCTAATCTTTCCGCTATGTTCGATCTCGACGCGCTTCTGGCGGATGCCCAAGGACTTTTTGGCGAAGTACCAAGCTGCAATCCCCCGGAACTACCGATACTAGCCCTGGAGCCACTGATATCCAACAGGCCAACTACTCTCGGTCAGACAGACAAATCTTCTACCCCGCACAACCTCGTCCCCAACGACAATAAATGTGAGAATGCTTGGGCCAACCTCACAAAATATCCGGTCCACATACTCGCTTCGCTTCGCTTTCCTTCCAAATACGCCGTGAGGCGGTTTGTCAAGGCCTTTTTTAAGCATATTGCTCCTCATATACCCATCATACATGAGCCGACGTTTGACATCGCCACAACGCCAT CTCCCCTCCTGCTTGCTGTAATGGCCTGCAGCGCCGTATATCTCGGTGAACACTCCAGGGCTACATCGATGCATACCATCTCCGTGCAACTTGTTTTCGAG CATGAACGGATGATCGCATTCAGCAAGGCCGACCCCGAGACTCTAACGTGGATGCTGCAGACATATTTGCTCCTCGCCTATTTTGAGATTCACTGCGGTTTGGAAGGCAAGAGAGCACACGCGTTTCCTCACTGCGTCAAG CTTATACGAGAAGCACTCAGCGAGCTACAGACGTGTCCGCCCACCACGTATAAGGATTGGGTGCGCTGGGAGAGTCTAAATAG GTGCATCTCATCTACGATACTCATAGGTGGCACCGTATGCTCAAAGGAACAGGAAGCATGGATTCCAACACCTATGGTCGAAGCCAGATTCGCCCTCCCGTCAGGCAGCGCAGAGTGGCTAAAAGAAGAGTCCAGCTGGGGCATCCCAACCGAAGTATTATACAGTAACGATGCACTAGACAGTATCATCGCCGGCGAACCACCGTCCATGCCAGTCAGCGAATTCGGTCTCGTAACCATCGTGTCTGCCCTTCTCTACAGGATATGCTCATTTGAGCTACTAACAGGCTCGCGCGACGGGGAGCTCTACGCTAAATTCGGCCAAAAAATGGAACAGTCATTGCAGGTGCTAGATGCAATTGTCAAAGCTCGTACGATCCAGTATGATGGCGGACTGGCCCCGAATCCCACCGTTCACTGCGCCAGATCATTACTGAACTCAGCTTTCTACCATCTTTACGCTAGCGTTCCGCTGTCTGTCATGAAGAAGATACTCTGGTCGCCTGCGAGTCTCGATGATCCTGGGATCATGCATCTTTTAAACGAGGCAATCTCACCTGAACTCTACCAGGCACTCTTCAATGCAGCAGACCAGCTAAGATCCGACTGTCGCGTGGGTCTATCTTACATTAAAAAAATAGCGCCCATAATATTCGGGCCCGAAAGCGCGGTCGGCGCTTTAGAGGGCT GTCTGCTTCTTTGCTGGTACCTTCAATTCGCGCAATCTCGTGTTTCACAGGTAGAATCACGCGATACTCTCAACGCATTGATAAATGAGAGTTTTGCAGAAGTTACGGACCTGCATTTGGGGGATCATGGCCTACAATCAGTCGTACCGCTTGCCGTATCAGCAGAGCTTCTCTCGGATGGCTCAATGTGGAAGT GGCCTTCTTCTGTGTCGCAAAAGCTGAAATCGTTAATTAAGAAATTGGAGGATTCGGACCCTACCATACACGTTGCAACAGCCTACCCACCATAG
- a CDS encoding Intradiol ring-cleavage dioxygenase: MSHTNPGIPLLKDLTTENITENVVAINSNCQDPRTRFLFERLVHHLHDFARETRLSTAEWERAVQFLTRTGKICTDTRQEFILLSDVLGLSLLVDSIDHPKPATSTEGTVLGPFHAHGAENLASGDTISHDPDGEPLLVVCKVRDSQGNPLEDVEVDIWETDSKGFYDVQYADREGFDNRATLHSDSEGNLDFKAIVPVPYPIPGDGPVGDLLKALNRHIYRPSHMHFKFKKAGYDPLITALYIRGDPYETSDAVFGVKESLIVDLGTVSEVSGLSEKYGVPGTTKLLSYDFSLVSEAEVGTLRHEEAVKSAVNLDNDVKVVDGIITY, translated from the exons ATGTCGCATACTAATCCAGGCATCCCGCTTCTAAAAGATCTCACAACCGAAAACATTACCGAAAATGTCGTGGCTATCAACTCTAACTGCCAAGATCCCCGAACACGCTTTCTTTTTGAGAGGCTagttcatcatctccatgaCTTTGCGCGTGAGACCCGTCTTAGCACCGCCGAGTGGGAGAGAGCTGTTCAGTTTCTCACCAGAACTGGAAAGATTTGCACCGACACCCGACAAGAATTCATTCTTTTATCTGATGTCCTAGGACTGTCCCTTCTGGTAGATTCAATCGATCACCCTAAACCAGCTACATCTACTGAGGGTACTGTTCTTGGCCCCTTCCATGCACACGGGGCTGAGAATCTTGCTTCCGGAGACACTATTTCTCATGATCCTGATGGAGAACCACTCTTGGTTGTGTGTAAAGTACGAGACTCTCAAGGTAACCCACTAGAAGACGTCGAGGTTGATATCTGGGAGACCGACTCCAAGGGTTTCTATGATGTGCAATATGCAGACCGGGAAGGCTTCGATAACAGAGCTACACTACATAGCGACAGTGAAGGGAACTTAGATTTCAAGGCCATTGTGCCTGTCCCTTATCCAATCCCCGGCGACGGGCCTGTCGGAGATCTTCTGAAGGCTCTGAACCGACATATCTACCGCCCAAGCCACATGCACTTCAAATTCAAGAAGGCTGGATATGACCCTCTAATAAC GGCACTTTATATTCGTGGAGACCCGTACGAGACCTCTGATGCCGTCTTTGGTGTCAAGGAGTCTCTCATTGTGGATCTGGGAACTGTATCTGAGGTGTCGGGACTCTCGGAAAAATATGGAGTACCAGGAACCACAAAACTGCTGAGCTATGACTTTTCACTGGTTTCGGAAGCCGAGGTTGGGACGTTACGGCATGAAGAGGCAGTAAAGTCGGCTGTTAATCTTGACAATGATGTTAAAGTAGTTGATGGTATAATCACCTATTGA